A stretch of Methanobrevibacter sp. YE315 DNA encodes these proteins:
- a CDS encoding Rpp14/Pop5 family protein, whose product MKLRVLPPTLRKNNRYLTVDVKTISEISKDDLVTIIWDACIRFQGELETSNFNLWVMKFFEMEKEEDYYHYKAIIRCQRGYVDEVRSALALANMYSGNRIALTTVGLSGTIKSSQKYI is encoded by the coding sequence ATGAAGCTTAGAGTATTGCCCCCTACCCTTAGAAAAAACAATAGGTATCTGACAGTTGATGTCAAAACAATTTCAGAGATATCCAAAGATGATTTGGTGACAATAATTTGGGATGCCTGTATTCGTTTTCAAGGAGAGCTTGAAACATCTAATTTTAATTTATGGGTAATGAAATTCTTTGAAATGGAAAAAGAAGAGGATTATTATCATTATAAGGCCATTATTCGATGTCAAAGAGGATATGTTGATGAAGTCAGATCAGCATTGGCTTTGGCAAATATGTATAGTGGCAATAGGATTGCCCTTACAACTGTCGGATTGTCCGGAACAATTAAATCTTCACAAAAATATATTTAA
- a CDS encoding zinc ribbon domain-containing protein, whose translation MSLVNTTNENTQNSSNSTKYVIIALVIIIIILVATVGYFALANNSNANADTSSKNPATSQVSSSQGSSGEVSTESVSSSSSPSKSWVNIGSYSGSGSGSQVIDVPAGEIKVELSAYPIKNYATNHLYVSGSNGQSGGVDWGSTSAVETRSDSFSYSSSSSQTFTIDYYETVEWQVNFYRYQ comes from the coding sequence GTGTCATTGGTTAATACAACTAATGAAAATACGCAAAATAGTTCAAATAGCACTAAATATGTGATTATCGCTTTAGTCATTATTATAATAATCCTTGTTGCAACTGTAGGTTATTTTGCATTGGCTAATAATTCTAATGCGAATGCTGATACTTCTAGTAAGAACCCTGCCACTTCCCAGGTTTCATCTTCACAGGGTTCCAGTGGAGAGGTTTCTACTGAAAGCGTTTCTTCTTCAAGTAGCCCATCCAAATCTTGGGTAAATATAGGCAGCTATTCGGGTTCTGGTTCAGGTTCACAAGTCATTGATGTGCCCGCAGGTGAAATAAAGGTAGAGCTTTCTGCATATCCTATTAAAAATTATGCTACAAATCACTTGTATGTTTCAGGTTCAAATGGACAATCCGGTGGGGTTGATTGGGGTTCAACAAGTGCTGTTGAAACAAGGTCAGATTCCTTTTCCTATTCGTCCTCTTCATCACAAACATTTACTATTGACTATTATGAAACTGTAGAGTGGCAAGTTAATTTTTATAGGTATCAATAA
- the rnp3 gene encoding ribonuclease P protein component 3: protein MFFDLNIKGSSLKDNIRIANEASRYGWNHINFSYNQNEFSQALDFNDELKNTLEDIIDFDFTLEISSSNVNEIRKIVNKYRSKSSCISVVGGDLKVNRATLENVKVDILSRPYLKRYDCGINHVLAKEAVRNNVAIELCFKDILRSYLSHRSKILSNFKDIYTLYRKFDFPLVLSTRAESVFDIRTTYDFIAFFKQTGLTDDEISKSFKSSKDILEFNKNRDQMIFRGVRRVDDEA, encoded by the coding sequence ATGTTTTTTGATTTAAATATTAAAGGAAGTAGCTTGAAAGATAATATAAGAATAGCTAATGAAGCTTCCAGATATGGTTGGAATCATATTAATTTTTCATATAATCAAAACGAATTTTCACAAGCGCTTGATTTTAATGATGAGTTAAAAAACACTTTGGAGGATATAATCGATTTTGATTTTACCTTGGAAATCAGTTCATCCAACGTTAATGAAATTAGAAAGATTGTAAATAAGTACAGGAGCAAATCCTCATGCATTTCTGTTGTTGGTGGTGATTTAAAGGTCAACCGTGCTACTTTGGAGAATGTTAAGGTGGATATATTATCAAGGCCTTATTTGAAAAGATATGACTGTGGCATAAATCATGTGCTTGCAAAAGAAGCCGTAAGAAATAATGTTGCGATAGAATTATGTTTTAAGGATATATTGAGGAGTTATTTATCACACAGGTCAAAAATACTTTCTAATTTCAAGGATATCTATACATTATATAGGAAATTTGATTTTCCTTTGGTTTTATCCACAAGAGCAGAATCTGTTTTTGATATTAGGACTACTTACGATTTTATTGCATTTTTTAAACAGACAGGTTTAACAGATGATGAGATTTCCAAATCATTCAAAAGCTCAAAGGACATCCTTGAATTTAACAAAAATAGGGATCAGATGATTTTTAGAGGCGTCAGGAGGGTTGACGATGAAGCTTAG
- a CDS encoding winged helix-turn-helix domain-containing protein, producing MVKENDELLKLTSYVQISKYREKTLKSIGDEVKIPTNIAKDSGIRTNHISKVLSELKSKDIVECINEEARKGRLYRLTDTGKDVLETIKDKEEKEKAN from the coding sequence ATGGTAAAAGAAAACGATGAACTTTTGAAACTAACTTCCTATGTTCAAATTTCTAAATACCGAGAAAAAACTTTAAAATCCATTGGCGATGAAGTCAAAATACCGACTAATATCGCAAAAGACAGTGGAATTAGAACTAACCACATTTCAAAAGTTCTAAGTGAATTAAAAAGCAAAGATATTGTTGAATGTATAAACGAAGAAGCTCGTAAAGGCAGATTATATAGGTTAACCGACACCGGTAAAGATGTATTAGAAACTATTAAAGACAAAGAGGAAAAAGAAAAAGCTAATTAA